The following are from one region of the Chlamydiota bacterium genome:
- a CDS encoding radical SAM protein has product MRGTRDLAVAYLRYGILGTSVNIDASTVCQLRCSVCPQSQDQMGFLGRGFLSFENFKRFVDAHRAIRTIELSNYGEIFLNPHLAAITRYARERGVSLTAWNGVNLNTVSEEMLETLVRFGFQGMTVSIDGASPETYGLYRRGGDFRRVIDNLERLNYFKKRYRSETPHLHWQFVVFGHNEHEIPAARRMAGELGMHFIPKTNWDSSFSPLRDRDYVARETGLGAGEGAGSGDVRARLRQASGPCSLVWFSPQINWDGRLLGCCVNLWKDFGNVFDRGLARCVEDPGYRHLKRALLGRADAPGDIPCIACPRYSVLSKIPPAERMGLVGVRGRRPLPPEIIERIAFSKGLLQRMRRLVRPSHPPPAAG; this is encoded by the coding sequence GTGCGAGGGACGAGGGATCTCGCCGTTGCCTATCTCCGGTACGGCATCCTCGGCACGAGCGTGAATATCGACGCCTCCACCGTCTGCCAGCTCAGGTGCTCGGTCTGCCCCCAAAGCCAGGACCAGATGGGATTCCTCGGGCGCGGATTCCTGTCGTTCGAGAACTTCAAGAGATTCGTCGATGCGCACCGCGCCATACGCACAATCGAACTATCCAACTACGGGGAGATCTTTCTCAATCCGCACCTCGCCGCCATCACCCGCTACGCACGGGAAAGGGGGGTTTCGCTCACCGCGTGGAATGGGGTGAACCTGAACACCGTGAGCGAGGAGATGCTGGAAACGCTGGTCCGTTTCGGGTTCCAGGGGATGACGGTGTCGATAGACGGGGCGTCTCCCGAGACGTACGGGCTCTACAGGAGGGGGGGCGATTTCAGGCGCGTGATAGACAATCTCGAGCGGTTGAACTATTTCAAGAAGCGGTACCGGTCCGAGACACCGCATCTCCACTGGCAGTTCGTCGTCTTCGGCCACAATGAGCACGAGATCCCCGCGGCGCGGCGCATGGCCGGGGAACTGGGCATGCACTTCATCCCCAAGACAAACTGGGATTCTTCGTTCTCCCCTCTACGCGACCGCGACTATGTGGCGCGCGAAACGGGACTGGGTGCGGGGGAGGGGGCGGGAAGTGGGGACGTCCGCGCGCGCCTCCGGCAGGCATCCGGTCCCTGTTCCCTCGTATGGTTCTCCCCGCAGATTAACTGGGATGGCCGCCTTCTTGGGTGCTGCGTGAATCTATGGAAGGATTTCGGGAACGTATTTGACAGGGGCCTTGCCCGGTGTGTGGAGGATCCAGGGTACCGGCATCTGAAACGGGCCCTGCTGGGCCGCGCGGATGCGCCCGGCGACATCCCGTGCATCGCGTGCCCGCGCTACTCCGTTCTCTCGAAAATCCCCCCCGCGGAAAGAATGGGATTGGTCGGCGTGCGAGGTCGACGCCCGCTTCCCCCTGAGATCATCGAGCGCATCGCATTCTCCAAAGGGCTCCTGCAGAGGATGCGTAGGCTCGTCCGTCCGTCTCATCCGCCTCCGGCGGCCGGGTGA
- a CDS encoding glycosyltransferase: MADGRQFISVVVPTRNRRDTLGRCLEGFRLQALPADCFEVVVVDDGSDDGTGALLAEAAKGMRNLRHFRQEPGGPAAARNIGIREARGPLVLFTGDDCIPSPDLLVEHARTHRLHPSVAVLGYVTWHPDLEVTPFMRYLAVDMQFSFPRIEKTPRSVTFNLFYTSNISVEKRLLEAAGLFDEDFKDAVFEDVEMGYRLWKTGVGTVYNRRAITYHYHPVTLEEYIRRSVKRGRAAALLYRKHPELKSTDFIHLEDLTDPKVRFDFYNAVLRYHNAVGLQEVLAEPDAAGPIALIPLEDRLRNWAGESLDRLAGIARGQKTQIEALERAVRDAQQALRATQEALAERDRLVATLDEKNARKNARIDELERFELRVKSSLPFRAYLGLAKLLGRGKSPAGPR; the protein is encoded by the coding sequence ATGGCGGACGGACGGCAGTTCATCAGCGTGGTGGTCCCCACGCGCAACCGGCGCGATACGCTCGGCAGGTGCCTCGAGGGATTCCGCCTCCAGGCACTCCCCGCCGATTGTTTCGAGGTGGTCGTCGTGGACGACGGCTCCGACGACGGCACCGGCGCGCTGCTCGCCGAAGCCGCGAAGGGGATGCGGAACCTTCGGCATTTCCGGCAGGAGCCCGGCGGTCCCGCGGCGGCGAGGAATATTGGAATACGGGAGGCGCGGGGACCCCTCGTTCTTTTCACCGGCGACGACTGCATCCCCTCCCCCGATCTCCTCGTGGAGCACGCCCGGACGCACCGCCTGCACCCCAGCGTCGCCGTGCTCGGCTACGTCACCTGGCATCCCGATCTCGAGGTGACGCCGTTTATGCGCTACCTCGCCGTCGACATGCAGTTCAGCTTCCCGCGGATCGAGAAGACGCCGCGCAGCGTCACCTTCAACCTCTTCTACACATCCAACATCTCCGTGGAGAAACGCCTCCTCGAGGCGGCGGGGCTCTTCGACGAGGATTTCAAAGACGCCGTCTTCGAGGACGTCGAGATGGGGTACCGCCTCTGGAAGACAGGGGTGGGCACCGTCTACAACCGGAGGGCGATCACCTACCATTACCACCCCGTCACCCTCGAGGAGTACATCCGGCGCAGCGTCAAGCGGGGCCGGGCGGCCGCCCTGCTCTACAGGAAGCACCCCGAACTCAAGAGCACCGACTTCATCCACCTCGAGGACCTCACCGACCCCAAGGTGCGGTTCGACTTCTACAACGCCGTGCTCCGCTACCACAACGCAGTCGGCCTCCAGGAGGTGTTGGCGGAACCAGACGCGGCGGGCCCGATCGCACTGATCCCGCTCGAGGATCGGCTTCGGAACTGGGCCGGGGAAAGCCTCGACCGGCTCGCGGGGATCGCCCGCGGCCAGAAGACGCAGATCGAGGCGTTGGAGCGCGCCGTGCGGGACGCGCAGCAGGCCTTGCGCGCGACGCAGGAAGCGCTCGCCGAGCGGGACCGGCTCGTCGCGACACTCGATGAGAAGAACGCCCGCAAGAACGCGCGAATCGACGAACTGGAGAGGTTCGAGCTGCGGGTGAAGAGTTCCCTTCCGTTCCGTGCGTACCTCGGCCTCGCCAAGCTCCTCGGAAGAGGAAAGTCACCCGCCGGGCCCCGATGA
- a CDS encoding glycosyltransferase family 4 protein codes for MKISFVTVNLLENDAVGNDIGARIGILSRAGHDCRVFVSRDFPAVRRDCASLATLASYPEFLLASRFADRLAPSADDPFRCHQDADISFYNYFGGSELYHSIALPHRGIRVFDYHGVTSPELVDDVAARGTYERGVRETALVRYADFALVRSAYMRDELARTFGFPADRITVLPYETDTSRFTPGPRDPALAQRYGLAGRRVLLYVGRMASHKKIDELVQALAATRREIPDAVLLLVGNTSEAAHRRVMEEALRRARELGVGDSVIFTGEIDHAALPAYYRLCDLFVTASRHEGFCIPVIEAMACGKPVIGARATALPDTIGDGGLLFEPGDHKALAAAAARLLRETKGGGDTPYRALSRAALARAGRFSAGSYRRAFLEFVERAAKRERGGHTPEPPPPPAVSTSLPAAFSRLCAGADVSIDYHDASPRRFAGRMLSRARGKVTAHLRRFYLDILAARQSDFNRSATRAADEIARCLCILKDSLDELDTRLRRIEQELEDRRR; via the coding sequence ATGAAAATCAGCTTCGTCACCGTCAACCTGCTCGAGAACGATGCGGTAGGGAACGACATCGGCGCGCGCATCGGCATCCTCTCCCGTGCGGGGCACGACTGCCGCGTTTTCGTCTCCCGCGACTTCCCCGCTGTCCGCAGGGATTGCGCCTCCCTGGCGACGCTCGCCTCTTACCCAGAGTTCCTTCTCGCAAGCCGGTTCGCCGACCGGCTCGCCCCCTCGGCGGATGACCCCTTTCGGTGCCACCAGGACGCGGACATCTCGTTCTACAACTACTTCGGCGGGAGCGAACTATACCATTCCATCGCGCTTCCACACCGGGGGATCAGGGTCTTCGACTACCACGGGGTGACGTCGCCGGAACTCGTCGACGATGTCGCCGCGCGGGGGACCTACGAACGCGGCGTCCGGGAGACCGCCCTCGTCCGATACGCCGATTTCGCCCTGGTGCGAAGCGCCTATATGCGCGACGAGCTCGCCCGGACCTTCGGCTTCCCCGCGGACCGGATCACCGTGCTCCCCTACGAGACGGACACCTCGCGGTTCACGCCCGGCCCCCGCGACCCCGCACTGGCCCAGCGGTACGGCCTCGCGGGGCGGCGCGTGCTCCTCTACGTCGGGAGAATGGCCTCGCACAAGAAGATAGACGAGCTCGTGCAGGCGCTCGCCGCAACGCGGCGCGAGATCCCCGACGCCGTCCTCCTCCTCGTGGGCAACACCTCGGAGGCGGCCCACCGGCGGGTGATGGAGGAGGCGCTCCGTCGCGCCCGGGAGCTCGGCGTCGGGGACTCCGTGATCTTCACCGGGGAGATCGACCACGCCGCGCTTCCCGCCTACTACCGGCTCTGCGACCTGTTTGTCACCGCGAGCCGGCACGAGGGGTTCTGCATCCCGGTAATCGAGGCGATGGCGTGCGGCAAACCCGTGATCGGCGCGCGCGCGACGGCCCTTCCGGACACGATCGGCGACGGCGGTCTCCTTTTCGAACCGGGGGACCACAAGGCCCTCGCCGCCGCTGCGGCGCGCCTCCTCCGGGAGACGAAAGGCGGCGGCGACACTCCGTACCGCGCGTTGAGCCGCGCGGCGCTCGCCAGGGCGGGGCGCTTCTCAGCCGGATCGTACCGGCGCGCCTTCCTGGAGTTCGTAGAGCGGGCGGCAAAGCGGGAGCGCGGGGGGCACACGCCCGAGCCGCCGCCTCCCCCCGCCGTCTCCACCTCGCTTCCCGCGGCATTCTCGAGGTTGTGCGCCGGCGCAGACGTGTCCATCGACTACCACGACGCCTCACCGCGAAGGTTCGCAGGCCGCATGCTCAGCCGCGCGAGGGGCAAGGTCACCGCGCACCTGCGCCGCTTCTACCTCGACATCCTTGCGGCGCGCCAATCCGATTTCAACCGCTCGGCGACGCGCGCCGCGGATGAGATCGCCAGGTGCCTCTGCATCCTGAAGGATTCGCTCGACGAGCTCGACACCCGCCTGCGCAGGATCGAACAAGAACTCGAGGACCGTCGCCGCTGA
- a CDS encoding glycosyltransferase family 2 protein: MTDRAQPLTAVVVLNWNGRAHLETCLSSILGQSHPRTAAYLVDNGSTDGSVGFVRERFSRVRVIAFPENTGFCAGNNAGMRAALREGADYILLLNNDTEIDPGCVAALVREAETDPLIGACGCRMLFFHERTLINSTGVEASIYGQCWDRGKGRFSGGRWLEACDILAACGGALFLRASALRETGLLCERFFTYFEDVDLCIRLRGKGFGVRYVPEAVVFHKLGATAELPVYTPRKMFFVQRNRFLLVLRNCPARLLPSVIIANAAFELRRARAHLRLRDADALLVQARAVISILFLLPAIALHRLRTRRDARGRAWSMLHTHPDACPDLLPDPPSPPGEELSNRVVMGAREGGRGKGWYGPMEADGTRFRWMGARATVTLLLPPGEARLALVIADPYPDAPRKECLVYGAGALLGRLTPDRSFRRHELAFHGRPGAVEIVLEASGLIDGFALGEPADFSFRVSEIGFL, from the coding sequence ATGACAGATCGCGCACAACCGCTGACGGCCGTCGTCGTCCTCAACTGGAACGGCCGCGCGCATCTCGAGACGTGCCTCTCCTCCATCCTCGGGCAGAGCCATCCCCGCACCGCGGCGTACCTTGTCGACAACGGAAGCACGGACGGCTCCGTCGGCTTCGTCCGAGAAAGATTCTCGAGGGTCCGCGTCATCGCGTTTCCTGAAAACACCGGTTTCTGCGCCGGCAACAACGCGGGGATGCGCGCCGCGCTCCGGGAGGGCGCGGACTACATACTCCTTCTGAACAACGACACGGAGATCGACCCCGGGTGCGTCGCGGCGCTCGTCCGCGAAGCGGAGACGGACCCGCTCATCGGCGCCTGCGGCTGCCGGATGCTCTTCTTCCACGAACGCACGTTGATCAACTCGACGGGGGTTGAAGCGTCGATCTACGGGCAGTGCTGGGACCGCGGCAAGGGACGCTTCAGCGGAGGGCGATGGCTCGAGGCGTGCGACATTCTGGCGGCATGCGGAGGCGCCCTCTTCCTCCGCGCCTCCGCGCTCCGTGAAACAGGGCTCCTGTGCGAGCGGTTCTTCACGTACTTTGAGGATGTGGACCTCTGCATCAGGTTGCGGGGCAAGGGATTCGGGGTCAGGTACGTGCCGGAGGCGGTCGTCTTCCACAAGCTCGGCGCCACCGCGGAGCTGCCGGTGTACACGCCGAGGAAGATGTTCTTCGTCCAGAGAAACCGTTTCCTCCTCGTCCTCAGGAACTGCCCCGCGCGCCTTCTTCCTTCGGTGATCATCGCCAACGCGGCGTTCGAACTGCGCCGAGCCCGGGCGCACCTTCGTCTCCGCGACGCCGATGCCCTGCTCGTGCAGGCGCGCGCCGTCATCTCCATCCTGTTCCTGCTCCCCGCCATCGCCCTCCATAGGCTCCGGACCCGCCGCGACGCGCGCGGGCGCGCGTGGTCGATGCTCCACACGCACCCTGACGCCTGCCCCGACCTCCTCCCGGATCCTCCCTCCCCTCCCGGCGAGGAGCTCTCAAACAGGGTCGTGATGGGCGCGCGGGAGGGAGGACGCGGGAAGGGATGGTACGGGCCGATGGAGGCCGACGGAACGCGTTTTCGCTGGATGGGTGCGCGGGCGACCGTTACGCTGCTTCTCCCGCCGGGGGAGGCGCGGCTCGCTCTCGTCATCGCCGATCCGTACCCGGACGCGCCGCGGAAGGAGTGCCTGGTGTACGGGGCGGGGGCCCTCCTCGGGCGCCTCACGCCGGATCGGTCGTTCAGGCGGCACGAACTCGCCTTTCACGGGAGACCGGGCGCCGTGGAGATCGTGCTGGAGGCCTCCGGGCTGATCGACGGTTTCGCGCTCGGCGAACCCGCCGACTTCTCCTTCCGCGTCAGCGAGATAGGCTTTCTCTGA
- a CDS encoding class I SAM-dependent methyltransferase — protein sequence MGWDSFPKGTLYRKAREIVMGTARNDSLRQIEERLLCIEEYIRQRRRENSSSGQAVCAHGSFDQIELRDSALAVQGWMMLPGAAFDRLIVYINEAEAARATPVEKAELGTVFPTVPHAPSAGFRFSVALAPEQTEGMIDIRVAGVTGGRETALLETWYRGGIESLLPVPPLDLMKRVTIYTCFYITGGLHSYRDFWSAIRRHTDPATLGAVLDWGCGCGRLTRHFISFSGIPRICGCDIDAGAIAWCAENLAPAQFATVPLHPPAPYEDDSFDAVVAYSVLTHLTKDVQLEWIKEMRRILKPGGLFLASVHGESAAFVSFNKEAPNILADGICDSFHGGPQLDGIAPPGYYRGTFQAKRYTLREYSRLFEILEYRERGAINFQDLVVMRKR from the coding sequence ATGGGCTGGGACTCATTCCCCAAGGGGACCTTGTATCGAAAAGCGCGTGAGATCGTGATGGGAACGGCGCGAAACGACTCCCTCCGGCAGATCGAGGAGCGGCTCCTCTGCATCGAGGAGTATATCCGCCAACGGCGGCGGGAGAACTCTTCGAGCGGGCAGGCGGTGTGCGCCCACGGCAGTTTCGACCAGATAGAGCTGCGGGACTCCGCGCTCGCCGTGCAGGGGTGGATGATGCTCCCGGGCGCAGCGTTCGACCGCCTGATCGTCTACATCAACGAGGCGGAGGCGGCGCGCGCGACCCCCGTGGAGAAAGCCGAGCTCGGCACCGTATTTCCCACGGTCCCGCATGCCCCGTCCGCGGGATTCCGTTTCTCCGTCGCGCTTGCGCCCGAACAGACGGAGGGGATGATCGACATCCGCGTGGCGGGGGTCACGGGGGGACGCGAAACCGCGCTGCTGGAAACGTGGTACCGCGGCGGCATCGAGTCGCTCCTCCCCGTCCCGCCCCTCGACCTGATGAAGAGGGTCACGATCTACACGTGTTTCTACATCACCGGCGGGCTGCATTCGTACCGCGACTTCTGGAGCGCGATCCGCCGGCACACCGATCCCGCGACGTTGGGCGCGGTGCTCGACTGGGGCTGCGGCTGCGGACGTCTCACCCGCCACTTCATCAGCTTCTCCGGCATCCCGCGCATCTGCGGCTGCGACATCGACGCGGGGGCGATCGCCTGGTGCGCGGAGAATCTCGCCCCGGCGCAGTTCGCGACCGTCCCGCTCCACCCGCCCGCCCCGTACGAGGACGACAGCTTCGACGCGGTGGTCGCCTATTCCGTCCTGACCCACCTGACAAAAGACGTGCAGTTGGAGTGGATCAAGGAGATGCGGCGGATACTGAAACCCGGCGGGCTCTTCCTGGCGAGCGTGCACGGCGAGTCGGCCGCCTTCGTGAGCTTCAACAAGGAAGCGCCGAATATCCTCGCGGACGGAATCTGCGACTCCTTCCATGGCGGACCGCAACTGGACGGCATCGCCCCCCCGGGCTACTACCGGGGGACGTTCCAAGCGAAGCGGTACACCCTTCGCGAGTATTCGCGGCTATTCGAGATCCTCGAATACAGGGAGCGGGGCGCGATCAACTTCCAGGATCTCGTGGTGATGCGCAAGCGCTGA
- a CDS encoding class I SAM-dependent methyltransferase, with protein sequence MIRYARKSEIRRYLDEGAWGASLAEDSTRGWEYPFVLENLKPRNGLRVLDAGCGRSEIGVYCAQRGCRVSGSDKIFAEAGSAEGIDAKMSARHGVGIDYRVEDIRAMSWRDRSFDAVICVSVLEHLEIMAPRLAAIDEMARVLDWGGVLIATVDLYPRDDWYRALLTHHPSLRLLDRRAVPRPVDEIFNDPDTHIDRVHGWGGSRFTSVGFVLKKTCPAGTLLRTCARAGRVRAGECRFCGYRMVPRAFLPSPCRARLYPDLAEESVERRP encoded by the coding sequence GTGATCCGGTACGCCAGGAAAAGCGAGATCCGCCGCTATCTCGATGAGGGCGCATGGGGAGCGAGCCTGGCGGAGGATTCCACGCGCGGGTGGGAGTATCCGTTCGTCCTCGAGAATCTGAAGCCGCGCAACGGGTTGCGGGTTCTGGACGCGGGATGCGGGAGGAGCGAGATCGGCGTCTACTGTGCGCAGCGGGGCTGCCGCGTCAGCGGATCGGATAAAATCTTTGCCGAGGCCGGATCAGCCGAGGGTATAGACGCGAAGATGTCTGCCCGACACGGCGTGGGCATCGATTACCGGGTCGAGGATATCCGCGCGATGAGCTGGCGGGATCGGAGTTTCGACGCCGTGATCTGCGTGAGCGTCCTGGAGCACCTCGAGATCATGGCGCCGCGGCTGGCGGCGATCGACGAGATGGCGCGCGTCCTCGACTGGGGGGGGGTGCTCATCGCCACGGTCGACCTCTATCCGCGCGACGACTGGTACCGGGCGCTCCTCACGCACCATCCCTCCCTGCGCCTCCTTGACCGAAGGGCCGTCCCGCGGCCGGTGGATGAAATCTTCAACGACCCGGATACGCATATCGACCGTGTGCACGGGTGGGGCGGGTCCCGGTTCACCAGCGTCGGCTTCGTCCTGAAGAAGACCTGCCCCGCGGGTACCCTGCTGCGAACCTGTGCGCGGGCGGGCCGGGTTCGCGCCGGCGAGTGCCGGTTTTGCGGATACAGGATGGTGCCCCGCGCGTTTCTTCCCTCCCCGTGTCGAGCGCGCCTGTATCCCGATCTCGCCGAGGAATCGGTCGAACGCCGTCCTTGA
- a CDS encoding radical SAM protein → MGLMINTERLLRLHRSSYPNFHWCVTWLITFHCNQRCVYCFNSDEVRRRKPDYEKALGELLRVKPKHICISGGEPTLVPGVVDLMRRLRESLGEGLSLEFNSNGTGPYDVLMAVLPYVNILPFSLDGVGEINKAQRGVDGDLLLDTLERIVTHPRPSWSRFRRVMIVPTASDKSFPHLPELFRRLTEIQRKSPYQMSVEVKPLIPYDSPMTVLKTPEMWREFFRKSAEWQKEFPEINITLRGLSDFSGLTREGVRSRSRCWRQFFVALLFPDGKWTHCKPEEYYSTYFKPRHDAAGPVGKLITACRSLYSLMLNPCSLTCYHPCEHGEILDEMLQSDRASVLAERAKKIGLSIPPDEMKRACAFIRDRCNRSFVVDL, encoded by the coding sequence ATGGGGCTGATGATCAATACGGAGCGGCTGCTCCGCCTGCACAGGAGTTCCTACCCCAACTTCCACTGGTGCGTGACCTGGCTCATCACCTTCCACTGCAACCAGCGCTGTGTCTACTGCTTCAACAGCGACGAGGTGCGGAGACGCAAACCCGACTACGAGAAGGCGCTCGGGGAACTCCTGCGGGTGAAGCCCAAGCATATCTGCATCTCCGGCGGAGAGCCGACGCTGGTCCCGGGTGTCGTGGACCTGATGCGGCGTCTTCGGGAAAGCCTCGGCGAAGGGCTTTCGCTGGAGTTCAACTCGAACGGGACGGGGCCCTACGACGTCCTGATGGCGGTGCTCCCGTACGTCAACATCCTCCCGTTCAGCCTCGACGGGGTGGGGGAGATCAACAAGGCGCAGCGGGGGGTTGACGGGGACCTGCTCCTCGACACGCTCGAGCGGATCGTGACGCACCCGCGCCCCTCCTGGAGCAGGTTCCGGCGGGTGATGATCGTCCCGACCGCCTCCGACAAGTCGTTTCCGCACCTCCCGGAGCTGTTCCGCCGGCTGACGGAGATACAGAGGAAGAGCCCCTACCAGATGAGCGTGGAGGTCAAACCCCTCATCCCGTACGACAGCCCGATGACCGTGCTCAAGACCCCGGAGATGTGGCGGGAGTTTTTCCGGAAGAGCGCGGAATGGCAGAAGGAGTTCCCGGAGATCAATATCACGCTGCGGGGGCTGAGCGATTTCAGCGGTCTGACGCGCGAGGGGGTGCGGAGCAGGAGCCGGTGCTGGCGGCAGTTCTTCGTGGCGCTCCTCTTCCCGGACGGGAAATGGACGCACTGCAAGCCGGAGGAGTACTACAGCACCTACTTCAAACCGCGGCACGATGCGGCGGGCCCCGTGGGGAAGCTGATCACGGCGTGCCGGAGCCTCTACTCCCTGATGCTCAATCCGTGCTCTCTCACCTGCTACCATCCCTGCGAGCACGGCGAGATACTCGACGAGATGCTCCAGTCGGACCGCGCGAGCGTCCTCGCCGAGCGGGCGAAAAAAATCGGCCTCTCCATCCCCCCCGACGAGATGAAGCGCGCCTGCGCGTTCATCAGGGACCGCTGCAACCGTTCGTTCGTCGTCGATCTGTGA
- a CDS encoding glycosyltransferase family 4 protein — protein sequence MNVVFVAYEDLRGAGVIHAYNFACEIARMGDRVLFLMPGLRESVGVMDRAPGFEIGILRFDHAILVPSLRARIAAFSPDIVHVWTPRNIPARAALEIRLRTGARIVIHYEDDEEFVYNQQFPPDPLFRARYTIKTLGFPRPGEPHPHLWFWKNPLISALANRAAASFTALSPALRDSLAARWSKRIDVLYPGVDLDKFHPGAAPAPVRERFGLSGRKLVVYSGSVALYHDFDILLRAIAIVVRKDPSVCLLQFGRFAWTEERTQALINELGIRDHVVLGGEVPHREIPAHLAAADVLVHPARFNDFNTYRLPSKIPEYLAMGKPAVISQAGIGAEFRDRVEVLKTRTEDPAELAGKITELLGDEALRDALGKGARLAAERLFNLEANALQLRGIYRSVCPGKKPAAPARGGPTR from the coding sequence ATGAATGTCGTTTTCGTTGCCTACGAGGACCTCCGGGGGGCGGGGGTCATCCACGCGTACAATTTCGCGTGCGAGATCGCCCGCATGGGCGACCGCGTCCTCTTCCTGATGCCGGGCCTGCGCGAGAGCGTGGGCGTGATGGATCGCGCGCCCGGGTTCGAGATCGGCATCCTGCGCTTCGATCATGCGATCCTGGTGCCGTCCCTCCGCGCCCGGATCGCCGCCTTCTCCCCCGATATCGTCCACGTCTGGACGCCGCGGAACATCCCGGCGCGGGCGGCGCTGGAAATCCGATTGCGCACCGGCGCGAGGATCGTCATCCACTACGAGGACGACGAGGAGTTCGTCTACAACCAGCAGTTCCCCCCCGATCCCCTCTTCCGAGCGCGCTACACGATCAAGACGCTCGGGTTTCCCCGCCCCGGGGAGCCCCACCCGCACCTTTGGTTCTGGAAGAACCCTCTCATCTCGGCTCTGGCGAACCGCGCGGCGGCGTCCTTCACGGCGCTCTCCCCCGCGTTGCGGGACTCGCTGGCCGCCCGCTGGTCCAAGAGGATCGACGTGCTCTACCCGGGGGTCGATCTCGACAAATTCCATCCCGGGGCCGCCCCCGCGCCGGTGCGCGAGCGGTTCGGTCTCTCGGGGCGGAAACTCGTCGTCTACTCCGGGTCCGTCGCCCTGTACCATGACTTCGATATCCTCCTGAGGGCCATCGCGATCGTTGTCCGCAAGGATCCGTCCGTCTGCCTGCTCCAGTTCGGGAGGTTCGCCTGGACCGAGGAGCGCACGCAGGCGCTCATCAATGAACTCGGCATCCGCGACCACGTCGTCCTCGGCGGCGAGGTCCCCCACAGGGAGATCCCCGCGCATCTTGCGGCCGCCGACGTCCTCGTCCATCCCGCCCGCTTCAACGATTTCAACACCTACCGCCTCCCCTCGAAGATCCCCGAGTATCTCGCGATGGGGAAGCCCGCCGTGATCTCCCAGGCGGGCATCGGCGCGGAGTTCAGGGACCGGGTCGAGGTCCTCAAGACCCGCACGGAGGACCCGGCGGAGCTTGCCGGAAAGATCACGGAGCTTTTGGGCGACGAGGCCTTGCGCGACGCCCTCGGGAAAGGCGCCCGCCTCGCGGCGGAGCGGCTCTTCAACCTCGAGGCGAACGCGCTTCAACTCCGTGGGATTTACCGATCCGTCTGCCCGGGAAAGAAGCCCGCCGCCCCCGCGCGCGGCGGACCGACGCGCTGA